CAATGTTATTAAGGTCCTCGCAGGCCTTTTTCAAGCGTGCTTTAAATGTCTCCTCACCTTTACGAAGCCAAACACGAGGGTCATAGTACTTTTTGTTAGGAACGTCGTCGCCTTCAGGGTTTCCTATTTGTCCTTGCAGATACCCTTCATTAGACTGATAGTATTGGCGGATGCCGTCCCAATATGCCCATTGCAGGTCCGTGTCAATATTCATTTTGATAACTCCGTATGAAATACCTTCTCTGATTTCTTCCACTGTAGAGCCTGAACCTCCATGGAATACGAAATCAACTGGTTTTTCGCTGGTATTGTATTTTTTCTGAATATAGTCTTGCGAATTTTTTAGGATAACAGGTGTCAACTTTACATTGCCGGGTTTATACACGCCATGAACATTTCCAAATGCGGCGGCTATGGTAAATTTATCGCTGACTTTTCTTAATTCTTCATATGCATAGGCCACCTCTTCAGGCTGCGTATACAATTTAGAACTGTCTATTCCTGTATTATCAACACCGTCTTCTTCACCACCGGTAACTCCAAGCTCAATTTCCAGAGTCATGTCCATTTTGCTCATGCGTTCGAGGTATCGTTTACAGATTTCAATGTTCTCTTCCAATGACTCTTCTGAAAGGTCAATCATGTGAGAGCTGTATAGTGACTTGCCATGTACCTTATAAAAGTCCTCGCCGGCAGTTAGCATACCATCAATCCATGGCAGAAGCTTTTTCGCGGCATGATCGGTATGGAGTATTACTCTTGCACCATATTGCTCGGCAAGCATATGAACATGGTGTGCGCCAGAAACGGCTCCGGCAATAGCTGCTTTTTGGTCTGTATTAGACAGCCCTTTGCCGGCATAGAAGCTCGCACCTCCGTTAGAAAACTGGATAATAATCGGAGAATTCAATTCGCTGGCGGTCTCCATTACTGCATTAACAGAGTTTGTGCCGACTACGTTTACCGCGGGAAGGGCGAATTGCTTTTCTTTTGCAAACTGGAAAAGTTTCTGAACATCATCACCGGTCAAGACTCCGGCTTTAAATTGTGAAGCGGACATTTTTTATTCTTTTATAGGTTAGATAATAATAATTAGCTTTAAAAGCCTTGCAAATAAACTAAATAATTCAAGTTGGTCACATTCTTAAGGCTAATTTTTGAAAGCTGACCGATACTGTAGATATTTGCAATGATTATATTACTTATATTGACTAGTCATATCCTGTAAAGGATTGATACATATAAAATTAACCTAATGAGCTGGTTCAAAAGAAAAGACAAAGGTATTCAAACTCCGACAGAAGCTAAAAAAGAGGCTCCTGATGGGCTTTGGTTTAAGACTCCAAGTGGCAAAATTGTTCACACCAGAGAGTTGAAAAATAATGCATATGTAAGCCCGGAAGATGGCTACCATGCAAGAATAGGATCCAGAGAGTATTTTGAAATACTTTTTGACAACAACAAATTTACCGAGCTTGATCCTGAAATGGAATCTGCCGATCCGCTTAAATTTACAGATAGCAAGCCCTACCCTGATAGAATAAAGGCAACTCAATCCAAAACTGACCTTAAGGATGCTGTTCGTACTGCATACGGCAAGCTTAACGGGATCGACATCACTATTGCCTGTATGGATTTTAATTTTATTGGAGGTTCTATGGGTTCAGTAGTGGGCGAGAAGATTGCTCGGGCTATTGACC
This region of Fulvivirga ulvae genomic DNA includes:
- the fbaA gene encoding class II fructose-bisphosphate aldolase — encoded protein: MSASQFKAGVLTGDDVQKLFQFAKEKQFALPAVNVVGTNSVNAVMETASELNSPIIIQFSNGGASFYAGKGLSNTDQKAAIAGAVSGAHHVHMLAEQYGARVILHTDHAAKKLLPWIDGMLTAGEDFYKVHGKSLYSSHMIDLSEESLEENIEICKRYLERMSKMDMTLEIELGVTGGEEDGVDNTGIDSSKLYTQPEEVAYAYEELRKVSDKFTIAAAFGNVHGVYKPGNVKLTPVILKNSQDYIQKKYNTSEKPVDFVFHGGSGSTVEEIREGISYGVIKMNIDTDLQWAYWDGIRQYYQSNEGYLQGQIGNPEGDDVPNKKYYDPRVWLRKGEETFKARLKKACEDLNNIDTLN
- the accD gene encoding acetyl-CoA carboxylase, carboxyltransferase subunit beta; translation: MSWFKRKDKGIQTPTEAKKEAPDGLWFKTPSGKIVHTRELKNNAYVSPEDGYHARIGSREYFEILFDNNKFTELDPEMESADPLKFTDSKPYPDRIKATQSKTDLKDAVRTAYGKLNGIDITIACMDFNFIGGSMGSVVGEKIARAIDHSLKEKIAFLMISKSGGARMMEAGLSLMQMAKTSAKLALLSEEKIPYISLLTDPTTGGVTASYAMLGDFNIAEPGALIGFAGPRVIRETIGKDLPKGFQSAEFVLEHGFLDFIVDRRNLKSKLAILLKMLQ